The Primulina eburnea isolate SZY01 chromosome 6, ASM2296580v1, whole genome shotgun sequence genome contains a region encoding:
- the LOC140833325 gene encoding probable glutathione S-transferase: MAEVKLLGSWRSRYSRRVELALKLKGVEYEFIEEDLSNKSPLLLQSNPVHKKIPVLLHNGKPIAESLVILEYIDETWENGPPILPKSPYDRAVARFWARFLDEKCLPAFSAACLGSGEEQVKAKEEAEESLKVLDNELKGKKFFGGDGIGFVDIVGNVIAYWSVIIQELVGIELITKEKFPNLCAWIDEYVNSSFVKEHLPDREKLADSLRARFQKTK; this comes from the exons ATGGCAGAAGTTAAGCTCCTTGGTTCTTGGCGCAGCCGATATAGCAGGAGAGTAGAATTGGCGCTGAAACTGAAAGGGGTAGAATATGAATTCATAGAAGAAGATCTAAGCAACAAGTCCCCTCTACTTCTTCAATCCAATCCAGTCCATAAAAAGATTCCTGTTCTGCTACATAATGGCAAGCCAATCGCCGAGTCATTGGTGATCCTTGAATACATCGATGAAACTTGGGAAAATGGCCCGCCCATCTTGCCGAAAAGTCCTTATGACAGAGCCGTGGCACGTTTCTGGGCTAGATTCTTGGATGAGAAG TGCTTGCCAGCATTTAGCGCGGCTTGTTTGGGTTCAGGGGAGGAGCAAGTGAAAGCCAAGGAAGAAGCAGAGGAATCGCTTAAAGTTCTCGACAATGAACTGAAAGGCAAGAAATTCTTCGGGGGAGATGGCATTGGATTTGTCGATATTGTTGGCAATGTCATCGCCTATTGGTCTGTGATTATTCAGGAATTGGTGGGAATCGAATTAATAACCAAAGAGAAGTTTCCGAATCTTTGTGCATGGATTGACGAGTACGTCAACTCGAGCTTTGTTAAGGAGCATCTGCCTGATCGGGAGAAATTGGCCGATAGTTTACGGGCTCGGTTTCAAAAGACTAAGTGA